The proteins below come from a single Pedosphaera parvula Ellin514 genomic window:
- a CDS encoding DUF3857 domain-containing protein codes for MGRAGLGHLIIATSLFCLTLASVAQGQSITNGVAMAPPPKWVKSFEEPSAGAFENNGTEGESFILLEEQQHAGTGEVYTHVVKKITSQSGVQDGAKVHFSFDPTYQRLDLNFIVLRRGDKIYDRLEPEKIKVFQQETELERHQYNGTLSAVLFVEDVRVGDILEYGWTIRGSNPVMGGHFIHSFLVDWSVPVQKQVYRVLWPAEKKLIVKQHQTEVRPEVTHLEGVDDYTWEIKRRTPVVVEDTTPLGYNPFGWIQLTEFSSWKDVVEWALPLYVSTKPLPDELRQKIAAWRLAGEPEDQVQAALRFVQDEVRYLGMEIGPGSHRPSEPGVVFARRFGDCKDKVSLFCTMLHEMGIEAHPVLVHTSRRQHLDEWAPSPYAFNHVVALVKVNGNNIWVDPTRSFQRGHLKDLYFPDYARGLIIKPGTTDLCLIPAPKAGLPKTTVNESFNIKSYNSPIQYEVTTTYEGLSADHMRASFSNSRREELEKTLLNQSAKRYPKIKMTRPMESQDDQQRNIFILIEHYEVKDIYELSDDTRKWSTWFYPDEILPFVKRPETSFRSMPLGIVHPWHYVQNTEIRLPQDYNLQNETKQVEEKALRFERQVNYTNRLLRLHYELESLADEVPTKEVPEHLENLKKIRAVVGYGIQHPNVTPDAPKPAEPFQVNWSILAMAGMYFVLATVAAVIAHHYRPQYHANEPPLIIHELKGIGGWLIVLTIILCLKPIIYAVFLLKHAGVYFTLSSWSILTTPGNAHYDPLWAPLLIFEVLGNLTMLVFSVLILVLFFQNRFAFPRFFMLFLVLSVIMVTLDEVGAGLIPKAHGGPAVSGVALFRTLFHSIVWILYVVRSQRVKLTFVE; via the coding sequence ATGGGAAGAGCGGGATTAGGCCATCTAATTATTGCGACATCACTGTTTTGCCTCACGCTGGCGTCCGTGGCGCAGGGCCAGAGCATCACCAATGGAGTTGCCATGGCACCGCCGCCCAAATGGGTGAAGTCGTTTGAGGAACCGTCAGCCGGAGCTTTCGAGAACAATGGCACCGAGGGAGAATCTTTTATATTGCTGGAAGAGCAACAGCATGCTGGAACGGGTGAGGTATACACGCACGTTGTTAAAAAAATCACCAGCCAAAGCGGGGTCCAGGACGGGGCAAAGGTGCATTTCAGCTTTGATCCCACCTATCAAAGGCTCGACCTGAATTTTATCGTCCTGCGGCGTGGGGATAAAATATATGATCGGTTGGAGCCCGAGAAAATCAAAGTTTTTCAGCAGGAGACTGAACTGGAGCGGCATCAGTATAATGGAACACTGTCGGCGGTGCTGTTCGTGGAAGATGTGCGGGTTGGCGACATTCTCGAATACGGTTGGACCATCCGGGGAAGCAACCCCGTAATGGGTGGGCATTTTATCCATTCCTTCCTGGTGGATTGGTCAGTGCCGGTGCAAAAACAGGTTTATCGCGTGTTATGGCCTGCGGAGAAGAAGCTGATAGTGAAGCAACACCAGACGGAAGTGCGGCCGGAAGTAACGCATCTGGAGGGGGTGGACGACTATACCTGGGAAATCAAGCGGCGCACTCCTGTGGTTGTGGAAGATACAACTCCGCTGGGATACAATCCTTTTGGTTGGATTCAACTCACGGAATTCTCCAGTTGGAAAGATGTAGTTGAATGGGCGCTGCCCCTTTACGTATCAACCAAACCACTGCCGGATGAATTGCGCCAAAAGATCGCTGCCTGGCGGCTGGCCGGGGAACCGGAAGATCAGGTGCAGGCGGCACTGCGGTTTGTGCAGGACGAGGTGCGGTATCTGGGAATGGAGATCGGACCGGGCTCACATCGGCCAAGTGAGCCTGGAGTGGTTTTCGCGCGCCGATTTGGCGATTGCAAAGACAAGGTATCCCTGTTCTGCACGATGCTGCATGAAATGGGAATCGAAGCTCATCCGGTGCTGGTACATACCTCCCGGCGGCAACATCTGGATGAATGGGCTCCTTCACCATATGCGTTCAATCACGTGGTGGCCCTGGTGAAGGTGAACGGCAATAATATTTGGGTGGACCCGACACGCTCTTTTCAACGAGGGCATTTGAAGGATCTTTATTTTCCAGATTATGCGCGCGGTTTAATCATCAAACCTGGGACAACCGACCTCTGCCTCATTCCAGCCCCGAAAGCCGGCCTGCCAAAAACAACTGTCAACGAGTCATTCAACATCAAGAGCTACAATTCACCAATCCAGTACGAGGTCACAACCACCTACGAGGGTCTCTCTGCCGACCATATGCGGGCAAGTTTTTCCAACTCCCGCCGCGAGGAATTGGAAAAAACCCTCCTCAATCAATCGGCCAAGAGATATCCGAAAATCAAGATGACCCGGCCAATGGAGTCGCAGGATGACCAACAACGCAACATTTTCATCCTCATTGAGCATTACGAAGTAAAAGATATCTACGAATTGTCCGATGACACCAGGAAATGGAGCACCTGGTTTTATCCGGATGAAATATTACCCTTCGTCAAGCGACCTGAAACCTCGTTTCGATCGATGCCGCTCGGCATAGTGCATCCCTGGCATTACGTGCAAAACACGGAAATACGATTGCCGCAGGATTACAATCTGCAAAACGAGACGAAACAAGTGGAGGAAAAGGCGTTGCGATTTGAGCGGCAGGTGAATTATACGAATCGGCTGTTGAGGCTCCATTACGAACTTGAGAGTCTGGCCGATGAAGTGCCAACGAAGGAGGTGCCCGAACATCTCGAGAACCTGAAGAAGATTCGCGCGGTGGTGGGCTACGGCATCCAGCATCCCAATGTCACGCCGGACGCACCGAAACCGGCAGAGCCTTTCCAGGTGAATTGGAGCATCCTGGCCATGGCAGGAATGTACTTTGTGTTGGCGACCGTTGCGGCCGTGATTGCCCATCATTACAGGCCACAATACCACGCCAACGAACCACCATTGATAATCCACGAATTGAAAGGAATCGGAGGTTGGTTGATTGTCCTGACCATCATCCTTTGCCTCAAACCCATTATTTATGCTGTGTTTTTACTCAAGCATGCGGGCGTTTATTTCACTCTGTCGTCATGGAGTATTCTTACTACACCCGGCAACGCACATTACGATCCGCTATGGGCGCCGCTGCTAATTTTTGAGGTGCTCGGCAATTTGACCATGCTGGTCTTCTCCGTGCTGATCCTGGTGCTATTTTTCCAAAATCGCTTCGCCTTCCCACGATTTTTCATGCTATTCCTGGTTCTCAGTGTCATCATGGTCACGCTCGATGAAGTGGGGGCTGGACTCATTCCAAAAGCCCACGGTGGTCCTGCAGTATCCGGCGTGGCACTTTTCCGCACGCTGTTCCATTCAATAGTTTGGATTCTTTATGTCGTACGTTCCCAGCGGGTAAAGTTAACCTTTGTGGAGTAG
- a CDS encoding DMT family transporter, producing MNKRLGLFQIHGAAVLAGFTGLFGKWLDVSPVIITAGRTVFGSVALLITIRLMGSTVRLNSRKELLALMISGGLLAAHWLTFFKSIQVSTVAVGVLAFSSFPIFVTLLEPLAFKERFQFVDLITAAVVVAGLALVVPVLDLRNNITQGVLWGILSGLTYALLSLFSRSSIRTIPALTVAFYQQLFVVLLTLPFAFASHEKITINSFWLLLLLGLVFTALLQSLLVASLRHIRAQTASIVISLEPVYSVVLATVLLHEIPTARTLIGGVLICGAVFAAMLQHMKAKAQGAELKSCPVRVD from the coding sequence ATGAACAAACGACTCGGTCTTTTCCAAATACACGGTGCCGCTGTGCTGGCGGGGTTCACGGGTCTTTTCGGCAAGTGGCTCGACGTCAGCCCCGTAATCATCACCGCGGGAAGAACTGTCTTTGGAAGCGTTGCGTTGCTCATCACCATCAGGCTGATGGGCTCCACTGTGCGGTTGAATTCGCGCAAGGAACTGCTGGCATTGATGATCTCCGGCGGCCTACTGGCCGCGCATTGGTTGACCTTCTTCAAATCCATCCAGGTTTCGACCGTGGCAGTCGGAGTATTGGCATTTTCCAGCTTTCCCATATTCGTAACCCTCCTTGAACCGCTCGCCTTCAAGGAGCGGTTTCAATTTGTCGACCTCATCACCGCGGCCGTGGTCGTGGCCGGACTGGCATTGGTCGTGCCCGTGCTGGATCTGCGGAATAATATCACGCAGGGAGTCCTTTGGGGCATACTTTCCGGGCTAACCTATGCGCTGCTGTCACTGTTCAGTCGTTCCTCCATCCGCACGATTCCGGCGCTGACAGTGGCGTTCTATCAGCAATTATTTGTCGTGCTGCTCACATTGCCTTTCGCCTTCGCCTCTCACGAAAAAATCACCATCAACTCATTCTGGCTGTTGCTGCTTCTGGGACTGGTTTTCACCGCATTATTACAATCGCTCCTCGTGGCAAGCCTGAGGCACATCCGCGCGCAAACGGCAAGCATTGTCATCAGCCTGGAACCGGTTTATAGCGTCGTGCTCGCGACAGTGCTGTTGCATGAAATTCCAACCGCACGCACCCTGATCGGCGGAGTCCTCATTTGCGGTGCGGTCTTTGCCGCCATGCTGCAGCATATGAAAGCGAAGGCGCAGGGCGCCGAATTAAAATCATGCCCGGTCAGGGTGGATTGA
- a CDS encoding SRPBCC family protein: protein MNSERSNSNVFNGILLGSLVGFAFAFGGYLLLRGDQREFGWVMFLLVPFVSGFAVAAVVRRPDRILACCITGGVLTLSILVVTGLEGIVCAFMAAPLIAAGMALGAFIGYHVRGKFIDRSGGPGSTTTVILLLCPFLIAAADRVERPFRSVQQRETFTSEVMVSGTPEQAWSFLERMDHLDGAKPFLLSVGLPLPQKCELDKAAVGGKRVCYFHNGLINQEVTEWQRPNHMGLRITGSTLPGRHWLSFIEASYELSSVGNQTRVVRHTTIGTRLYPRWYWRPLERWGVTSEHEYVLSNLERWTKEARSEIQAPNPETGNAKF, encoded by the coding sequence ATGAATTCCGAGCGTAGTAATAGCAATGTCTTCAACGGGATTTTATTAGGAAGTCTGGTAGGATTTGCATTCGCATTTGGCGGCTATTTGCTGCTCCGCGGCGATCAGAGAGAGTTTGGTTGGGTGATGTTTCTCCTGGTACCTTTCGTTTCCGGATTCGCGGTCGCGGCGGTAGTGCGACGCCCAGATCGCATACTCGCCTGCTGCATCACCGGCGGCGTCCTTACGCTATCCATACTGGTTGTCACGGGGCTGGAAGGAATTGTTTGCGCCTTCATGGCGGCACCGTTAATTGCGGCCGGCATGGCCTTGGGAGCGTTCATTGGTTATCATGTGCGCGGAAAGTTTATCGATCGCAGTGGCGGACCGGGAAGCACGACCACTGTTATTTTGCTGCTCTGCCCGTTTCTGATTGCAGCTGCGGACCGGGTGGAACGTCCTTTTCGAAGTGTGCAGCAGCGGGAAACGTTCACGTCCGAGGTCATGGTATCAGGCACCCCGGAACAAGCATGGAGCTTCCTTGAAAGAATGGATCATCTGGATGGAGCCAAACCTTTCCTGCTCTCTGTTGGATTACCACTACCGCAGAAATGTGAATTGGACAAAGCTGCCGTCGGCGGCAAGCGCGTTTGCTATTTCCACAATGGGTTGATTAATCAAGAGGTGACGGAGTGGCAGCGACCGAATCACATGGGGCTGCGCATTACAGGCAGCACGCTGCCAGGGCGTCATTGGCTCTCTTTTATTGAGGCCAGCTACGAATTGTCGAGTGTGGGAAACCAGACACGTGTAGTGCGGCACACGACCATTGGGACGCGGCTTTATCCTCGATGGTATTGGCGTCCGTTGGAGCGCTGGGGTGTTACCTCGGAGCACGAATACGTGCTCTCCAATCTGGAAAGGTGGACCAAGGAAGCAAGGTCAGAAATCCAAGCCCCTAATCCAGAAACGGGAAACGCGAAGTTTTAA
- a CDS encoding tetratricopeptide repeat protein, which translates to MNEDIGDLKKQAIKAEVDGNYDLSISRWNAALQLNPHYAEAYTYRGMAYAAKLELNQALEDLDTAISLGDSRAYSTRGLIYDKKGEFDKALDDWKEVVRLEPKLAKAYRFRGRAYAAKGNLEQAMQDYNRALELNPKYAEAFFDRANAYFLQRKFNEAISDYTNAVQFEPGNARSFYERGEARSAKADWEQAINDYSEAVRLNSREALYLGARGFACYKTGRFDQALSDYDEAIRIDANHYKSYHGRALIFSSLGQLDKALMNFDVAIRLNATQAQLYGGRGAICLKLGMLDQALEDYHQLIKLDPKNAMGYMARAAVHARKGEFKKALDDSLESVWLDPISVKTHNSLAWLLATCPLDSIRNGREAFEIAQKACDLSAWSDWRSIDTLAAACAEVQRFDEAVDYQTRALAMRCTSAQQQQEMQQRLERYQKRRPFRDIPGN; encoded by the coding sequence ATGAATGAAGACATAGGTGATTTAAAGAAGCAGGCCATCAAGGCGGAGGTTGACGGGAATTATGACCTCTCGATTTCCCGCTGGAATGCCGCCCTGCAATTAAATCCGCACTATGCCGAAGCCTACACCTACCGCGGCATGGCTTATGCCGCCAAGCTTGAATTGAACCAGGCGCTGGAGGATCTCGACACAGCCATCAGTCTTGGTGATTCCCGCGCGTATAGTACTCGCGGTCTGATTTACGATAAAAAAGGTGAGTTCGACAAGGCATTGGACGACTGGAAGGAGGTTGTCAGGCTTGAGCCCAAGCTCGCCAAGGCCTACCGATTCCGTGGTCGTGCTTATGCTGCCAAGGGAAACCTCGAGCAGGCCATGCAGGATTACAACCGAGCGCTGGAACTCAATCCGAAATACGCTGAGGCTTTTTTCGATCGTGCAAATGCGTATTTTCTTCAACGCAAGTTCAACGAGGCCATCAGCGATTACACAAATGCCGTCCAGTTTGAGCCTGGAAACGCCCGCTCCTTCTACGAACGCGGCGAAGCCCGTTCAGCCAAGGCTGATTGGGAGCAGGCCATCAATGATTACAGCGAAGCAGTCAGGCTCAATTCAAGAGAGGCATTGTACCTGGGTGCGCGCGGGTTTGCCTGTTACAAGACGGGCAGATTTGATCAGGCGTTAAGTGATTACGATGAGGCCATCCGTATTGATGCGAACCATTACAAAAGCTATCACGGCCGGGCGTTGATTTTTTCATCCCTGGGACAATTGGATAAAGCCTTGATGAACTTCGATGTTGCCATCAGGTTGAATGCGACACAGGCGCAGCTTTACGGCGGTCGGGGTGCAATCTGTCTGAAACTCGGCATGTTGGACCAGGCGCTGGAGGATTACCACCAACTCATCAAGCTCGATCCGAAAAATGCCATGGGCTACATGGCGCGGGCGGCAGTCCATGCCAGAAAAGGGGAGTTCAAGAAGGCGCTGGATGATTCATTGGAATCGGTCTGGTTGGATCCCATATCCGTCAAGACTCACAATTCGCTGGCCTGGCTGCTGGCGACCTGTCCCTTGGATTCCATTCGCAATGGCAGGGAAGCTTTTGAGATCGCACAAAAAGCCTGCGACTTGTCCGCCTGGAGTGACTGGCGTTCCATTGATACTCTCGCCGCCGCCTGCGCGGAAGTTCAGCGGTTTGATGAAGCGGTGGATTATCAGACGAGGGCGCTGGCCATGCGATGCACTTCCGCTCAGCAACAGCAGGAGATGCAACAACGCCTCGAGCGTTACCAAAAGCGCCGGCCCTTTCGTGATATTCCAGGGAACTAG
- a CDS encoding DUF481 domain-containing protein: MGRMVFNFVRLAIVIVLGVFSVAAAQAQGQIPDTEDWNFRLGIPIWAAGTHGTIGAFNRKVHLDQSFIDTLDSLDFAAALNLEVRKDRWLFFSDGQYLKISDTGESRELFRGGSASLGEKFMIDDLAIGYTALKNECVSLDLFAGAQLSYAAANVSINLPTLDRAASASAFWADPIIGAYLNYQFSKPAGFYTKADVGGFHSSSRLTWQVEGGFEFPIASHFYTRVAYRCLASDFQRRALSIDTVVRGPQVEIGVRF; this comes from the coding sequence ATGGGGAGAATGGTATTCAACTTCGTTCGTCTGGCCATCGTGATTGTGCTTGGAGTGTTTTCAGTCGCAGCGGCCCAAGCGCAAGGGCAGATCCCGGACACCGAGGATTGGAATTTTCGCCTCGGCATCCCTATTTGGGCTGCCGGTACCCACGGCACCATTGGCGCTTTCAACCGGAAAGTACACCTCGACCAGAGCTTCATCGACACTCTCGACTCCCTGGATTTTGCCGCGGCGCTGAACCTGGAAGTCCGCAAGGACCGCTGGTTGTTCTTCTCCGACGGCCAGTACCTCAAGATTTCTGATACTGGAGAATCCAGGGAACTGTTCCGCGGAGGTTCAGCATCATTGGGCGAAAAATTCATGATTGATGATCTCGCCATCGGCTATACCGCGTTGAAAAACGAATGCGTTTCCCTGGACCTCTTCGCCGGCGCTCAACTCTCTTATGCGGCCGCCAATGTTTCGATCAACCTTCCCACCCTAGATCGAGCCGCCTCAGCCTCCGCATTCTGGGCCGATCCCATTATCGGCGCTTACTTGAACTATCAATTTTCCAAACCGGCCGGATTCTACACCAAAGCCGATGTCGGTGGATTTCACAGCTCATCCCGACTGACCTGGCAGGTCGAGGGAGGCTTTGAATTTCCCATCGCCAGCCACTTCTACACCCGCGTCGCCTATCGCTGTCTGGCCTCCGATTTCCAGCGGCGCGCACTTTCCATCGACACTGTTGTGCGCGGGCCACAGGTCGAAATCGGCGTCCGCTTCTAA
- a CDS encoding serine hydrolase: MNIRKLVGVLCTSLILSSAPFPAAAEDLTNALHALLQQRVEVEKRDAAIVVGLVDEHGSRIVSCGKLDNGTARQVDGDTLFGIGSSTKTFTALLLQDMIERGEMKLDDPVARYLPKAVKMPTRNGKEITLLQLVLHTSGLPANPGNLDPKSGFADYTADQLYAFLSGYKLRYDPGARYHYSNLGASLLGHVIALKAGTNYESLVADRICRPLKMDSTRIAGGRSPVLYAQGGLGSTASDMLKYVSAHVGLTRTSLAPLIEKTRVVHVQPGILPQNLGSWFVVSDPQGRKFVLHDGDAGGYSAYVAFDETKRRGLVVLCFSGDADAVASLGACLLESEWEQDKRPKEIKISSAVYDSYVGQYRRAGVTGTASQPGIAIRREGNRIIAQTTGPRSWPMRALLPSIAGELLPGSETRLFGRMSGIPITFSRDARDKVVALNVQFGGETFSYEKISDQPLTLPEPPRPPVAIKLDTKLIDACVGHYEFATNGMKLTLQRQGDQLVSQAWVEDDTDGLVDVYPESKTKFFDKFGNQWTFIKNDKHEVTALILHGQNFPDWKGKKLSDLNN, from the coding sequence ATGAACATCCGAAAACTCGTCGGAGTCCTCTGCACCTCCCTGATTTTATCGTCCGCTCCGTTTCCCGCCGCCGCGGAGGATCTCACCAATGCTCTCCACGCTCTCCTGCAACAGCGCGTCGAGGTTGAAAAACGGGATGCCGCCATCGTCGTTGGCCTTGTGGACGAACACGGCAGCCGCATTGTCAGTTGCGGCAAATTGGATAACGGCACCGCTCGGCAGGTGGACGGAGACACACTGTTCGGAATAGGTTCCAGCACGAAGACGTTCACAGCGCTGTTGCTGCAGGACATGATCGAGCGCGGTGAGATGAAGCTGGATGATCCGGTGGCCAGGTATTTGCCCAAGGCGGTTAAAATGCCAACCCGCAACGGCAAGGAGATTACCTTGCTTCAACTGGTGCTACATACTTCCGGCCTTCCCGCCAACCCTGGCAACCTTGACCCCAAAAGCGGTTTTGCGGATTACACCGCCGACCAGTTATATGCGTTTCTATCCGGCTACAAACTCAGGTATGATCCCGGTGCGCGATACCACTACTCGAACCTTGGAGCCTCCTTGTTGGGGCATGTAATCGCTTTGAAGGCAGGCACGAATTACGAATCTCTCGTGGCGGATCGGATTTGTCGGCCATTAAAAATGGACAGCACGCGGATTGCGGGTGGTCGCTCCCCAGTTCTTTATGCCCAGGGTGGGTTGGGTTCGACGGCCAGCGACATGCTGAAATACGTGTCGGCGCATGTTGGCCTGACCCGGACCAGTCTGGCACCGCTCATCGAAAAAACGCGGGTGGTTCACGTTCAACCCGGAATTCTCCCCCAGAACCTTGGTTCGTGGTTCGTCGTCTCTGATCCGCAGGGAAGAAAATTCGTCCTGCACGATGGAGACGCGGGTGGCTACAGCGCGTATGTCGCTTTCGACGAAACGAAGCGTCGCGGCCTGGTAGTCTTATGCTTTTCTGGTGACGCAGATGCAGTCGCCAGTCTGGGTGCCTGTTTACTCGAAAGCGAATGGGAGCAGGATAAACGGCCCAAGGAGATAAAAATCAGCAGCGCGGTTTATGACTCGTATGTCGGACAATACCGGCGGGCTGGCGTGACCGGCACAGCCTCCCAACCCGGCATCGCCATTCGCCGGGAAGGAAACCGGATCATCGCTCAGACCACAGGACCAAGATCATGGCCGATGCGCGCACTATTGCCCTCCATCGCGGGTGAATTATTGCCGGGATCGGAAACCCGCCTTTTTGGCAGGATGAGCGGCATCCCCATAACCTTTTCCCGCGACGCTCGGGATAAGGTTGTCGCCCTGAATGTGCAATTTGGCGGCGAAACGTTTTCTTATGAGAAAATTTCCGATCAACCACTCACGCTTCCCGAACCTCCCAGGCCGCCCGTCGCCATCAAGCTGGACACAAAGCTTATCGATGCCTGTGTGGGCCACTACGAATTTGCCACGAACGGAATGAAACTGACACTCCAGCGACAAGGAGACCAGTTGGTCTCGCAAGCCTGGGTCGAGGACGACACCGACGGCCTTGTCGATGTTTATCCTGAATCGAAAACGAAATTCTTCGACAAATTTGGCAACCAATGGACCTTTATCAAAAACGACAAACACGAAGTCACCGCCCTGATTCTCCACGGCCAAAACTTTCCGGACTGGAAGGGAAAGAAATTGTCCGATCTAAATAATTAG
- a CDS encoding putative ABC transporter permease subunit, which translates to MSDGSAQSSAVHAPLTLLIRVNTLQAWRRLKAVRSQSRLLTGLILCFILGYLGLSFWLFYKGLNFVASFPGLGVVLTERLLYLLFAFLFVLLLLSNLIISYTNLFRNREASFLMTLPVPAQTIFRWKFLESSLLASWAFVFLIAPLLAAFGLTRHVPWHFYPVTLVLIALFIVLPSVAGSFLAVNLARFLDRRTFQVALVIFALLLLGLAGYWWKTQPTPDEMLETRVLAVLDQLLQKTRFSLFPFLPSYWLTSSVLQWAEGVLSLAGFFMLVLLSNVMFFGFLGFTRLGKMYYNAASEVQSRASVWSQWEWFKAASERKKDLAYTHGPIEKIFNQLHWLQSDTRALLAKDARMFWRDTSQWGQSVLLFGLLGVYIINLRHFTSQLASPFWIHLVSYLNLGACSLNLATLTTRFVYPQFSLEGRRLWIIGMAPMGLERVVKTKYWLASCSSIVVTLTLIVVSSYLLDMTWERILFFAMVIAVMTFTLNGLAAGLGVLYPNFKEGNPSKIVSGFGGTFCLVLSFFYILGSVLMLAFGSNEMRDQVTSQDMAFLSIAGFILLSFLLGWLPLRLALRQLKKFEF; encoded by the coding sequence ATGTCTGACGGTTCCGCCCAGTCCAGCGCAGTCCACGCTCCGCTTACCCTGCTCATTCGCGTCAACACCTTGCAAGCCTGGCGGCGCCTGAAGGCCGTGCGAAGCCAATCGCGATTGCTAACCGGCTTGATCCTTTGCTTCATCCTGGGCTATCTCGGCCTTTCGTTTTGGTTGTTCTACAAGGGACTCAACTTTGTGGCCTCTTTTCCCGGGCTCGGAGTCGTTTTGACCGAGCGACTTTTATATCTGCTTTTTGCCTTTTTGTTCGTGCTGCTGCTGTTGAGCAATTTGATTATCAGCTACACGAACCTCTTCCGGAATCGTGAGGCCAGCTTCCTGATGACGCTGCCCGTTCCCGCCCAAACGATCTTTCGCTGGAAGTTCCTGGAATCCAGCCTGCTGGCGTCGTGGGCGTTCGTGTTTTTGATCGCTCCCCTGTTGGCCGCCTTTGGCTTGACCCGGCATGTCCCGTGGCATTTCTATCCCGTCACGCTGGTCTTGATCGCCCTCTTCATCGTGCTTCCCAGCGTTGCCGGGTCATTCCTGGCCGTGAATCTGGCTCGCTTCCTTGACCGGCGCACCTTCCAGGTGGCGCTGGTAATATTCGCCTTGTTGCTGCTCGGCCTGGCTGGCTATTGGTGGAAAACCCAACCCACACCCGACGAGATGCTCGAAACCCGAGTGCTGGCCGTGCTGGACCAACTGTTGCAAAAGACCAGGTTTTCCCTCTTCCCCTTTCTGCCCAGCTACTGGTTGACCAGCAGCGTGCTGCAATGGGCGGAAGGCGTTCTCTCCCTGGCTGGTTTTTTCATGCTGGTGCTCTTGAGCAACGTGATGTTCTTCGGTTTCCTCGGTTTCACCCGTCTGGGAAAAATGTATTACAATGCCGCCTCCGAGGTCCAAAGCCGCGCGAGCGTCTGGTCGCAATGGGAGTGGTTCAAGGCGGCCAGCGAACGGAAAAAAGACCTCGCTTACACGCACGGACCGATCGAAAAAATCTTCAACCAATTACACTGGCTGCAATCCGACACCCGCGCTCTGCTGGCCAAGGACGCCCGGATGTTCTGGCGCGACACCTCGCAATGGGGCCAATCCGTCCTGCTGTTCGGACTGCTCGGCGTTTACATCATCAACCTGCGCCATTTCACGAGTCAATTGGCAAGTCCGTTTTGGATTCACCTCGTCTCCTATCTCAACCTCGGTGCTTGCTCACTGAATCTGGCCACGCTCACCACGCGCTTTGTGTATCCACAATTTTCACTGGAGGGGCGGCGGCTCTGGATTATTGGCATGGCGCCCATGGGTTTGGAGCGAGTGGTGAAGACCAAGTACTGGCTGGCAAGCTGTTCCTCGATCGTGGTGACTCTTACCCTGATTGTGGTGTCGAGTTACTTGCTGGATATGACCTGGGAACGAATCCTGTTTTTCGCCATGGTGATCGCGGTGATGACTTTCACTCTAAATGGGCTGGCAGCCGGCCTGGGCGTGTTGTATCCAAATTTTAAAGAGGGCAATCCAAGCAAGATTGTGAGCGGCTTCGGCGGGACGTTCTGTCTGGTATTGAGTTTTTTCTACATTCTCGGTTCCGTCTTGATGCTGGCCTTTGGCTCCAATGAAATGCGCGATCAGGTGACCTCGCAGGACATGGCATTTCTGAGCATCGCCGGGTTTATCCTCCTTTCCTTTCTGCTCGGCTGGCTGCCGTTACGCCTCGCGCTCAGGCAGCTCAAGAAATTCGAGTTTTAA
- a CDS encoding phosphopantothenoylcysteine decarboxylase domain-containing protein, whose protein sequence is MKCIVTAGPTFENLDDVRRLTNFSTGRLGSELANFLSARGHDVTLLIGQQATYRGEQRVQKVETFTTTADLRDRLQIFARQSIGAVFHAAAVSDFTFGKVWSRSATGEMAEIKSGKISTRQGTLLAELLPTPKIIAELRNWYPEARLVGWKYEVEGGREQVIRLGERQLRDCRTNACVVNGKAYGEGFGLVTGEDNCRHVEDKAALFNALQEFVGR, encoded by the coding sequence ATGAAGTGCATTGTCACGGCCGGTCCGACTTTTGAAAATCTGGATGATGTCCGGCGTCTTACGAATTTTTCCACGGGGCGGCTTGGCTCCGAGCTGGCGAATTTTCTTTCTGCGCGTGGTCACGACGTGACCTTGCTCATCGGCCAGCAGGCCACTTATCGCGGCGAACAGAGAGTGCAAAAAGTTGAAACGTTCACGACCACCGCTGATTTGCGGGACCGTTTGCAAATCTTCGCCCGGCAATCCATCGGGGCGGTTTTTCACGCGGCGGCGGTGAGTGATTTTACTTTTGGAAAAGTTTGGTCACGGTCTGCGACGGGCGAGATGGCGGAGATTAAATCCGGGAAGATTTCCACGCGACAAGGCACTTTGCTGGCTGAATTGCTTCCCACGCCGAAGATTATCGCTGAACTGCGCAACTGGTATCCAGAGGCACGCCTTGTTGGTTGGAAATATGAGGTGGAAGGTGGTCGCGAGCAGGTCATTCGACTGGGGGAGCGACAGCTCCGTGATTGCCGCACGAATGCCTGTGTGGTGAACGGCAAGGCTTATGGCGAAGGCTTCGGCCTTGTCACAGGCGAAGACAATTGCCGGCATGTTGAGGACAAGGCTGCTCTCTTCAATGCGCTTCAAGAGTTTGTAGGCAGGTAG